From Deinococcus multiflagellatus, the proteins below share one genomic window:
- a CDS encoding VgrG-related protein encodes MTRTVRDPLEGSVSSLYMNVDGRDMDQELFEVIHEITVDSSLQLPDVATVTLRDIEGMLVDDERFKLGARIKIISQVKDHKETLFDGELVEIEPRYTKSTQQLRLRAFDRLHRLARGTHTRSFQNISDLDLVKKLAGEAGMTAKTEGSSVVHPYVLQHNQTNLAFLRERVSRLGMILYADGTTLHCEPVRGQDRIELTWGDNLSEFLPRLTSLQQTSQSTVRSWDPKQKRSVVGQATSGKGKAEVAERTKSEGVAQQAFNMKAPATSSTLIVRDQGYAAAIAQAQRNVVAEHLLEARGVTAGYPRLTAGTTLEIKNVGRRFSGKYIASNVRHVYRNGEGYSTEFSVTGSRPDSLGSLLRAASSGAGADAPYTPVPGLMIGVVTNNNDPENQGRVKLKLPALTEDDETDWARVAGLGNGPNRGSHHTPEVNDEVLVGFEHGDIHHPYVIGGLWNGKDSPPRPVNKVVKNGKVIQRVYRTRLGHEFIYDDPDAPDPPKITLQSSKNHALELNDDKKKPFVELRSKDGHRLTLTEGSGPQVILRDKNGNEVLLNTRSNTVTITSTGKLELKARMGISIDGGGGNVDVRGVMINLN; translated from the coding sequence ATGACCCGCACTGTGCGCGACCCTCTGGAAGGGTCAGTCAGCAGCCTCTACATGAATGTGGATGGCCGGGACATGGACCAGGAACTGTTCGAGGTGATTCACGAAATCACGGTGGACAGCAGCCTGCAGCTCCCGGATGTGGCCACCGTCACCCTGCGCGACATTGAGGGCATGCTGGTCGATGACGAGCGCTTCAAGCTGGGCGCCCGCATCAAGATCATTTCGCAGGTCAAGGACCACAAGGAAACGCTGTTCGACGGCGAACTGGTGGAGATTGAGCCGCGCTACACCAAATCCACCCAGCAGCTGCGCCTGCGCGCCTTCGACCGCCTGCACCGCTTGGCGCGCGGCACCCACACCCGGTCGTTTCAGAACATCAGCGACCTGGACCTCGTGAAAAAGCTGGCCGGCGAGGCGGGCATGACCGCCAAGACCGAAGGCAGCAGCGTGGTGCACCCTTACGTCTTGCAGCACAACCAGACCAATCTGGCCTTTCTGCGCGAGCGGGTCTCGCGCCTGGGCATGATCCTGTACGCCGACGGCACCACCCTGCACTGCGAGCCGGTGCGCGGCCAGGACCGTATTGAGCTGACCTGGGGCGACAACCTCTCGGAGTTTCTGCCGCGCCTGACCAGCCTGCAGCAGACCAGCCAGAGCACCGTGCGCTCCTGGGATCCCAAGCAGAAGCGCAGTGTGGTGGGGCAGGCCACCAGCGGCAAGGGCAAGGCCGAGGTGGCCGAGCGCACGAAAAGTGAGGGTGTAGCCCAGCAGGCGTTCAACATGAAAGCGCCCGCCACCTCCAGCACCCTGATTGTGCGCGACCAGGGCTACGCGGCGGCCATTGCCCAGGCCCAGCGCAACGTGGTGGCCGAACACCTGCTGGAAGCGCGGGGCGTCACCGCCGGTTACCCGCGCCTGACGGCCGGCACCACCCTGGAAATCAAGAATGTGGGCCGGCGCTTTAGCGGCAAGTACATTGCCAGCAATGTGCGCCATGTCTACCGTAACGGCGAGGGCTACAGCACCGAATTCAGCGTGACTGGCAGCCGCCCGGATTCGCTGGGCAGCCTGCTGCGGGCCGCCAGCAGTGGCGCGGGCGCCGACGCCCCGTATACCCCGGTGCCGGGCCTGATGATCGGCGTGGTGACCAACAACAACGACCCGGAAAATCAGGGCCGCGTGAAGCTGAAGCTGCCCGCCCTGACCGAGGACGACGAGACCGACTGGGCGCGCGTGGCGGGCCTGGGCAACGGCCCCAACCGGGGCTCGCACCACACGCCGGAAGTGAACGACGAGGTGCTGGTGGGCTTTGAGCACGGTGACATCCACCACCCCTACGTGATTGGGGGTCTGTGGAACGGCAAAGACAGCCCGCCGCGCCCGGTGAACAAGGTGGTCAAGAACGGCAAGGTAATTCAGCGCGTCTACCGCACCCGCCTGGGCCATGAGTTCATTTACGACGACCCCGACGCCCCCGATCCGCCCAAAATTACCCTGCAGAGCAGCAAGAACCACGCCCTAGAGCTGAACGACGACAAGAAAAAGCCCTTTGTCGAACTGCGCTCCAAGGACGGCCACCGCCTCACGCTGACTGAAGGCAGCGGCCCCCAGGTGATTCTGCGCGACAAGAACGGCAACGAAGTGCTGCTGAACACGCGCAGCAACACGGTGACGATCACCAGCACGGGCAAGCTGGAACTGAAGGCCCGCATGGGCATCAGCATTGACGGCGGCGGCGGCAACGTGGACGTGCGCGGCGTGATGATCAACCTGAACTGA
- a CDS encoding CIS tube protein: MTANGSGGQFARARIVPVEGDGKSRKYDKPIPCMFNPREYSISRTLEWKTASNDNTDTGNKVYAGGSPAKLTLELFFDTYAFRSQPGVVEDVRKHTDRLWAMTQMDPSTTETAKGSGLKKLRPPKVLFQWGSTWHFEAVIKDMEQQFTLFMPDGTPVRSIIKVTFEQADRSTAFYGPNAQGPKATHVSQGIRNAAADRGFSGDLRRTTFGKG; this comes from the coding sequence ATGACGGCAAACGGTTCAGGAGGCCAGTTCGCGCGTGCGCGGATCGTGCCCGTTGAAGGCGATGGAAAGAGTCGCAAGTACGACAAACCCATTCCGTGTATGTTCAACCCCCGCGAGTACTCCATTTCCCGCACCCTGGAATGGAAAACCGCCAGCAACGACAACACCGACACCGGCAACAAGGTGTACGCGGGCGGCTCACCCGCCAAGTTGACGCTGGAACTGTTCTTTGACACCTACGCTTTCCGCAGTCAGCCGGGCGTCGTCGAAGACGTGCGCAAACACACCGACCGCCTGTGGGCCATGACCCAGATGGATCCCTCCACGACGGAAACCGCCAAGGGCTCGGGGCTGAAAAAGCTCCGGCCGCCCAAGGTGCTGTTCCAGTGGGGAAGCACCTGGCACTTTGAGGCCGTGATCAAGGATATGGAGCAGCAGTTCACGCTGTTTATGCCGGACGGAACGCCCGTGCGCTCGATCATCAAGGTGACCTTCGAGCAGGCCGACCGCAGCACGGCCTTTTACGGCCCCAATGCGCAGGGGCCCAAGGCCACCCATGTCAGTCAGGGGATTCGCAACGCGGCGGCCGACCGGGGCTTTTCCGGCGACCTGCGCCGCACCACGTTCGGGAAGGGCTAA